One Kineococcus aurantiacus genomic window carries:
- a CDS encoding GTP-binding protein LepA, giving the protein MARKLITPGDIRDHVLRLGEKHPPIPLESVDRTVKDPRGVRQRFGHVIDYLARVELEVDRNVLELLTLLPDVSETDRLFYADVWQPQEIQHGLILDRLQQDLDLPPADPDTDTVSAKIRLLGALAHLRPVQEVARLLYYLTGAATEKAAVVAYNKLVEGLDEMGEDAVSRTIVQPIRRQEPGHFAFYRLSATEMVQQGVLAPWQLRLARVLRRKSFSPVGAHTPQHRAQFGSVLTTLGLQDTVEDFGAQIGLVERELLWSREQGMRVPDYVLAALRDTLEQFRTQAHPAAV; this is encoded by the coding sequence GTGGCGCGCAAGCTCATCACCCCCGGGGACATCCGCGACCACGTCCTGCGCCTGGGCGAGAAGCACCCGCCCATCCCCCTGGAGTCGGTCGACCGCACCGTGAAGGACCCCCGCGGCGTGCGGCAGCGCTTCGGCCACGTCATCGACTACCTGGCCCGGGTGGAGCTGGAGGTCGACCGCAACGTCCTGGAGCTGCTGACCCTGCTGCCGGACGTCTCCGAGACCGACCGCCTCTTCTACGCCGACGTGTGGCAGCCGCAGGAGATCCAGCACGGGCTCATCCTGGACCGGCTGCAGCAGGACCTCGACCTGCCGCCGGCGGACCCGGACACCGACACCGTCAGCGCGAAGATCCGCCTCCTGGGGGCGCTGGCCCACCTGCGCCCGGTGCAGGAGGTCGCCCGCCTGCTCTACTACCTGACCGGCGCCGCCACCGAGAAGGCCGCCGTGGTCGCGTACAACAAGCTCGTCGAGGGTCTGGACGAGATGGGTGAGGACGCCGTCTCCAGGACCATCGTCCAGCCGATCCGGCGGCAGGAACCCGGGCACTTCGCCTTCTACCGCCTCTCGGCCACCGAGATGGTCCAGCAGGGCGTGCTGGCGCCCTGGCAGCTGCGGCTGGCGCGGGTGCTGCGCCGCAAGTCCTTCAGCCCCGTGGGCGCGCACACCCCCCAGCACCGCGCGCAGTTCGGCAGCGTGCTGACGACGCTGGGCCTGCAGGACACGGTGGAGGACTTCGGCGCCCAGATCGGGCTGGTCGAGCGCGAGCTGCTGTGGTCGCGGGAGCAGGGCATGCGGGTCCCCGACTACGTGCTGGCGGCCCTGCGCGACACCCTGGAGCAGTTCCGGACCCAGGCTCACCCCGCCGCGGTGTGA
- a CDS encoding LLM class F420-dependent oxidoreductase has protein sequence MDLGLSLGYLTGPVGPAARRALELTRAAEDAGFASVWVAEAYGTDAVSVLGWLAAQTTRIGLGSAVLQVPARAAASTAMTAATLDGLSGGRFRLGLGVSGPQVAEGWYGQSFSRPLARTREYVAVVRQLLARGESRFDGRHLQLPLPDGPGIPLRLMQPTPRPDLPVHLAAVGPRNVELAGEVADGWLPSFLVPEDSTGSFDRLRAGFARRDRPVEGFEVTATVPLVVTGASGPARAEAERPVRDLLALYLGGMGSREQNFYADLGRRLGFGAAVDEVQDLYLAGRRAEAAQRVPQDLLAATTLVGSAASVRARLDDYERAGVTTVALAPVGADPVADLRAVSAPGG, from the coding sequence ATGGACCTCGGCCTGAGCCTCGGCTACCTCACCGGCCCCGTCGGGCCCGCCGCCCGGCGGGCGCTGGAACTGACCCGGGCCGCCGAGGACGCCGGGTTCGCCTCCGTCTGGGTCGCCGAGGCCTACGGCACCGACGCCGTCAGCGTCCTGGGCTGGCTGGCCGCCCAGACCACCCGCATCGGCCTGGGCTCGGCCGTCCTGCAGGTCCCCGCGCGCGCCGCGGCCTCGACCGCCATGACGGCCGCGACGCTCGACGGGCTCTCCGGCGGCCGGTTCCGGCTGGGCCTGGGCGTCTCCGGGCCGCAGGTCGCCGAGGGCTGGTACGGGCAGTCGTTCTCCCGGCCGCTGGCCCGCACCCGCGAGTACGTGGCCGTCGTGCGGCAGTTGCTGGCGCGCGGGGAGTCCCGGTTCGACGGCCGGCACCTGCAGCTGCCGCTGCCCGATGGCCCGGGGATCCCGCTGCGGCTCATGCAGCCCACCCCGCGGCCGGACCTGCCCGTCCACCTGGCCGCGGTGGGACCGCGCAACGTCGAGCTCGCCGGGGAGGTCGCCGACGGCTGGCTGCCGTCCTTCCTCGTCCCGGAGGACTCCACCGGGTCCTTCGACCGGTTGCGGGCCGGGTTCGCCCGGCGGGACCGGCCGGTGGAGGGGTTCGAGGTGACCGCGACCGTCCCGCTCGTCGTGACCGGCGCGAGCGGCCCGGCCCGCGCCGAGGCCGAGCGGCCCGTCCGCGACCTCCTCGCGCTGTACCTGGGCGGGATGGGCTCGCGGGAGCAGAACTTCTACGCCGACCTCGGCCGCCGGCTCGGCTTCGGCGCCGCCGTCGACGAGGTCCAGGACCTCTACCTCGCCGGCCGCCGGGCCGAGGCGGCCCAGCGGGTCCCGCAGGACCTGCTGGCCGCGACGACCCTCGTCGGGTCGGCGGCCTCCGTGCGCGCCCGGCTGGACGACTACGAGCGCGCGGGGGTCACCACGGTCGCGCTGGCGCCGGTGGGGGCCGACCCGGTCGCGGACCTGCGCGCGGTCAGCGCACCAGGCGGATGA
- a CDS encoding LLM class flavin-dependent oxidoreductase produces MGFLTIGSFDPADPGPGHETTLQVVELGERLGLDSAWLRHRHLQPGISSPVAVLAALTQRTSRIHLGTAVTPLGWENPLRLAEDLATVDVLAHGRLNPGVSVGPPMQWEHVKGSLYPDTADVEDFSYERVLRLHRFLRGDRASDFAGTQGIEVFSDRVEPHSPGLADRLWYGGASLRSAQWAGSQGLNLLASSVVRAEGGSTDFAQVQASHLRGFAELNPTGRTSQGLVVIPTDSATPEQVGKYRAYVDSRSARVGVPQGPGQLLFAQDLLGSSAELAERLWADAGFQLVDEVVFALPFGFEHEDYVQILTDMATHLGPRLGWAPATA; encoded by the coding sequence ATGGGGTTCCTGACCATCGGGTCGTTCGACCCGGCCGACCCGGGCCCCGGGCACGAGACGACGCTGCAGGTCGTCGAGCTCGGGGAGCGGCTGGGTCTCGACAGCGCCTGGCTGCGGCACCGGCACCTGCAGCCGGGGATCTCCTCCCCCGTCGCGGTGCTGGCCGCCCTGACGCAGCGCACCAGCCGCATCCACCTGGGCACGGCGGTCACGCCGCTGGGCTGGGAGAACCCGTTGCGGCTGGCCGAGGACCTCGCGACGGTCGACGTCCTGGCCCACGGCCGGCTCAACCCCGGCGTCAGCGTGGGCCCGCCCATGCAGTGGGAGCACGTCAAGGGCTCGCTGTACCCCGACACCGCCGACGTGGAGGACTTCAGCTACGAGCGGGTCCTGCGGCTGCACCGGTTCCTGCGCGGGGACCGGGCCAGCGACTTCGCCGGGACGCAGGGCATCGAGGTGTTCTCCGACCGCGTCGAACCGCACTCCCCCGGCCTGGCCGACCGGCTCTGGTACGGCGGGGCGAGCCTGCGCTCGGCGCAGTGGGCGGGGTCGCAGGGGCTGAACCTGCTGGCCTCCAGCGTCGTGCGCGCCGAGGGCGGGTCGACCGACTTCGCGCAGGTGCAGGCCTCGCACCTGCGCGGGTTCGCCGAGCTGAACCCCACCGGCCGCACCTCGCAGGGTCTGGTGGTCATCCCCACCGACTCCGCGACGCCGGAGCAGGTGGGCAAGTACCGCGCCTACGTGGACTCCCGCTCGGCCCGCGTCGGGGTGCCGCAGGGGCCCGGGCAGCTGCTCTTCGCCCAGGACCTGCTCGGGTCCTCGGCCGAGCTCGCGGAACGGCTGTGGGCCGACGCGGGGTTCCAGCTCGTCGACGAGGTGGTGTTCGCGCTGCCCTTCGGGTTCGAGCACGAGGACTACGTGCAGATCCTCACCGACATGGCCACCCACCTCGGCCCGCGCCTGGGCTGGGCCCCCGCCACCGCCTGA
- a CDS encoding extracellular solute-binding protein, with translation MADLTRRTVLGATGLAALGTGLSWRRLTARDVPGRGEDALNVAILGTAADAAARQSLLDAFREEHPDIPVRIQAVQGQDWSQFFTKILTMVAAGTPPDVCLIATEGAQLFAERLAQPLDEFVVRDAAEVQDYFDDVHPSLIESFMYQGSLFMLPGDFNAANIYYNSSALERAGVQRPADDWSVDDFVTVARAMRDGASTGGFRPYFWTNRLWGGVVPWLYVHGTSFLRESRAGGGRWFWDRFYAGDPTAATRSGGYQWLEAGADDPAVLDTFEVLREITAEGLGSSPAQGGGNELVSRFAEGVIGMTPAGGFWAQGLSEGGMGPDDYDVTFFPRATTQRHQFGSAGYAVMKTSRRKDEAWEWIKFCSSRRGMELSFPQPTTTPVRRSLVDAAFYAGTGPKHWQVFYDTLDRFPDTGPIPAPPQQAAVETALIKNVLAAVTAPAGGVRAALGTMQRDLELALKNGK, from the coding sequence ATGGCAGATCTCACCCGCCGGACCGTCCTCGGCGCCACGGGCCTCGCCGCCCTGGGGACCGGGCTGTCCTGGCGCCGCCTCACCGCACGGGACGTGCCCGGTCGCGGTGAGGACGCCCTGAACGTCGCGATCCTCGGCACGGCCGCCGACGCGGCCGCCCGGCAGAGCCTCCTCGACGCCTTCCGCGAGGAGCACCCGGACATCCCCGTCCGGATCCAGGCCGTGCAGGGCCAGGACTGGAGCCAGTTCTTCACCAAGATCCTCACGATGGTGGCCGCCGGCACTCCCCCGGACGTCTGCCTCATCGCCACCGAGGGCGCACAGCTCTTCGCCGAGCGCCTGGCCCAGCCGCTCGACGAGTTCGTCGTCCGTGACGCGGCCGAGGTGCAGGACTACTTCGACGACGTCCACCCCTCCCTCATCGAGTCGTTCATGTACCAGGGGTCGCTGTTCATGCTGCCCGGGGACTTCAACGCCGCGAACATCTACTACAACTCCAGCGCCCTCGAACGCGCCGGGGTGCAGCGCCCCGCCGACGACTGGTCGGTCGACGACTTCGTCACCGTGGCCCGCGCCATGCGGGACGGGGCGTCCACAGGCGGCTTCCGGCCCTACTTCTGGACCAACCGCCTCTGGGGCGGCGTCGTCCCGTGGCTGTACGTCCACGGGACGAGCTTCCTGCGCGAGAGCAGGGCCGGCGGTGGGCGGTGGTTCTGGGACCGCTTCTACGCCGGCGACCCCACCGCCGCCACCCGTTCCGGCGGCTACCAGTGGCTCGAGGCCGGCGCCGACGACCCCGCGGTCCTGGACACGTTCGAGGTCCTGCGCGAGATCACCGCGGAGGGCCTGGGCTCCTCACCCGCCCAGGGCGGCGGCAACGAGCTGGTCTCGCGCTTCGCCGAAGGCGTCATCGGCATGACACCGGCCGGTGGGTTCTGGGCCCAGGGCCTGTCCGAGGGCGGCATGGGGCCCGACGACTACGACGTCACCTTCTTCCCCCGCGCCACGACCCAACGCCACCAGTTCGGCTCCGCCGGGTACGCCGTCATGAAGACCTCCCGGCGCAAGGACGAGGCGTGGGAGTGGATCAAGTTCTGCTCCTCCCGCCGCGGCATGGAACTGTCGTTCCCCCAGCCCACCACGACCCCGGTCCGCCGTTCGCTGGTGGACGCCGCGTTCTACGCCGGGACCGGGCCGAAGCACTGGCAGGTCTTCTACGACACGCTCGACCGCTTCCCCGACACCGGGCCCATCCCGGCCCCGCCGCAGCAGGCGGCCGTCGAGACCGCCCTCATCAAGAACGTGCTGGCCGCGGTCACCGCCCCCGCCGGTGGGGTGCGCGCCGCGCTCGGCACGATGCAACGCGACCTCGAACTCGCCCTGAAGAACGGGAAGTGA
- a CDS encoding acetylxylan esterase, producing MPLTDLPLDVLRDYRGDVPEPADLDAFWAGSLALARGHDLAVELTEAPGPALPALTVHDVRFSGWAGDRVAAWLLRPAHLPGPLPVVVEFIGYSGGRGLPLDRTTWAAAGFAHLVVDTRGQGTDTPDPDPHVSGGQWARGFMTKGVGDPATYYYRRAYVDCARAVDVAHALPALGVEVDTSRVVVRGASQGGAFTIAAAALSGDRVAAALVDVPFLCHVRRGAQVAGDGPYLEVVDYLRRHSPEQVDRTFTTMSYVDGANLASRARVPALFSAALMDPVCPPSTVFAAFNRWGHEDRHVDVWEFSDHAGGLGWQVQRQLRFLDRLGLR from the coding sequence GTGCCGCTGACCGACCTGCCGCTGGACGTGCTGCGCGACTACCGCGGGGACGTCCCCGAGCCCGCCGACCTCGACGCCTTCTGGGCCGGGAGCCTGGCCCTGGCCCGCGGGCACGACCTCGCGGTCGAGCTGACCGAGGCCCCCGGCCCGGCGCTGCCGGCGCTGACCGTCCACGACGTGCGGTTCTCCGGCTGGGCCGGTGACCGGGTCGCCGCCTGGCTGCTGCGCCCGGCGCACCTGCCCGGGCCGCTGCCGGTCGTCGTGGAGTTCATCGGCTACTCCGGCGGCCGGGGCCTGCCGCTGGACCGGACCACCTGGGCCGCCGCGGGCTTCGCGCACCTCGTCGTCGACACCCGCGGGCAGGGCACCGACACCCCCGACCCCGACCCGCACGTCAGCGGCGGGCAGTGGGCCCGCGGGTTCATGACCAAGGGCGTCGGGGACCCGGCCACCTACTACTACCGCCGCGCCTACGTCGACTGCGCGCGCGCCGTCGACGTCGCGCACGCGCTGCCCGCCCTGGGCGTGGAGGTCGACACCTCCCGCGTCGTCGTGCGCGGCGCCAGCCAGGGCGGGGCGTTCACCATCGCCGCGGCGGCCCTGTCCGGGGACCGGGTGGCGGCCGCGCTGGTCGACGTGCCGTTCCTGTGCCACGTCCGGCGCGGCGCGCAGGTCGCCGGCGACGGGCCGTACCTGGAGGTCGTCGACTACCTGCGCCGGCACTCCCCCGAGCAGGTGGACCGCACGTTCACGACGATGTCCTACGTCGACGGGGCGAACCTCGCCTCCCGCGCCCGGGTCCCGGCGCTGTTCTCCGCCGCGCTCATGGACCCCGTGTGCCCGCCGTCGACGGTGTTCGCGGCCTTCAACCGCTGGGGGCACGAGGACCGGCACGTCGACGTCTGGGAGTTCTCCGACCACGCCGGCGGGCTGGGCTGGCAGGTCCAGCGGCAGCTGCGCTTCCTCGACCGGCTCGGCCTGCGGTGA
- a CDS encoding DUF1206 domain-containing protein yields the protein MSGSLESQVRRGESFAQAHEDGVRRAGRAGVAADGVVHLVVAWLAAQVALGGGGGSADSSGALRQIAEKPFGVVLLVALAVGFAALTAWQVLTVLTGTKTSHRVSAAAKGVVAAVLAVSCVRFAVGAGASAGTQQQTLTQRVLEAPGGPVLVVLAGLVVAGVGVALVVRGVRKDFEDKVEGTLSRPLRALGVAGWVARGVALAVLGALVVVSATGDTAKSRGLDAAFHEIAAQPYGVVLLLLVALGFAAYAVFTLLTAHRRVRA from the coding sequence ATGTCGGGTTCGCTGGAGTCCCAGGTCCGGCGCGGGGAGTCCTTCGCGCAAGCCCACGAGGACGGGGTGCGCCGGGCCGGGCGCGCGGGTGTCGCGGCCGACGGGGTCGTCCACCTCGTCGTGGCCTGGCTGGCGGCGCAGGTGGCGCTGGGCGGCGGGGGCGGGTCGGCCGACTCCAGCGGGGCGCTGCGGCAGATCGCGGAGAAGCCCTTCGGGGTGGTGCTCCTCGTGGCGCTGGCGGTCGGCTTCGCGGCGCTGACGGCGTGGCAGGTCCTGACGGTCCTCACCGGCACCAAGACCTCGCACCGCGTCAGCGCGGCGGCCAAGGGGGTCGTGGCGGCGGTCCTGGCGGTCTCCTGCGTCCGCTTCGCCGTCGGCGCGGGGGCCTCCGCCGGGACGCAGCAGCAGACGCTCACGCAGCGGGTGCTGGAGGCGCCCGGCGGTCCCGTGCTCGTGGTGCTCGCCGGGCTCGTCGTGGCCGGTGTCGGCGTCGCGCTCGTCGTGCGGGGCGTGCGCAAGGACTTCGAGGACAAGGTCGAGGGGACGCTGTCGCGGCCGCTGCGCGCGCTGGGCGTCGCCGGCTGGGTGGCCCGGGGCGTGGCCCTGGCCGTGCTGGGGGCCCTCGTCGTCGTCTCGGCCACGGGCGACACCGCCAAGTCGCGCGGCCTGGACGCGGCCTTCCACGAGATCGCCGCGCAGCCCTACGGCGTGGTCCTGCTCCTGCTGGTCGCCCTGGGGTTCGCCGCCTACGCGGTGTTCACGCTGCTCACCGCGCACCGGCGCGTGCGGGCCTGA
- a CDS encoding heavy metal translocating P-type ATPase, translated as MEPVELTIGGMTCASCANRVEKKLNRMPGVEATVNYATEKATVRLPEGTDVAEAISVVERTGYTATLPQPGPAPVAAPQDPVTSALGRRVAVTAALGLPVLLLSMVPALQFTNWQWLAFALASPVAVWGAWPFHRAALVNARHGAATMDTLVSLGVVAAYLTSCASLFLGDAGMPGTHMGFSLLGSSGDELYLEVAAVVTVFVLTGRYLEARARRRSGAALEALLALGAKDVGVLRDGAEVRVPVADLRVGDRFVVRPGETVATDGTVVEGTSALDLSLLTGESVPVEVGTGDDVVGGTVNAGGRLVVRATRVGADTQLARIGRTVEQAQSGKAAAQRLADRVSGVFVPVVLAGALATSVGWLLAGAPVGEALTIAVAVLVIACPCALGLATPTALLVGTGRGAQLGVLVKGPEALESTRRVDTVVLDKTGTVTTGRMSLVAVVPAPGVAEEDLLRWAGSLEDASEHPVGRAIAAGARERVTLVPVTDVTASAGAGITGTVEGVRVRAGRPDWTGPDVPAPLAGALAEHEAAGRTTVLVASDRPLGVLAVADTVRPSSRDAVAGFRALGLRPVLLTGDNERTARAVAASVGIEDVVAGARPEDKVAHVRALQARGRVVAVVGDGVNDAAALATADLGIAMGSGTDAAIEAGDLTLVRADLQAAVDAVRLSRRTLSTIRGNLFWAFAYNVAALPVAAAGLLNPVVASAAMAFSSVFVVTNSLRLRRFR; from the coding sequence ATGGAGCCCGTCGAACTGACCATCGGCGGGATGACCTGCGCGTCCTGCGCGAACCGCGTCGAGAAGAAGCTCAACCGGATGCCCGGCGTCGAGGCCACGGTGAACTACGCCACCGAGAAGGCCACCGTGCGCCTGCCCGAGGGCACCGACGTCGCCGAGGCGATCTCGGTCGTGGAGAGGACCGGCTACACGGCGACCCTGCCGCAGCCCGGACCGGCGCCCGTCGCCGCGCCGCAGGACCCGGTCACCTCCGCGCTCGGCCGGCGGGTCGCGGTGACGGCCGCGCTGGGCCTTCCCGTCCTGCTGCTGTCGATGGTCCCCGCGCTGCAGTTCACGAACTGGCAGTGGCTGGCCTTCGCGCTCGCCTCCCCCGTCGCGGTGTGGGGGGCGTGGCCCTTCCACCGGGCCGCGCTCGTCAACGCCCGGCACGGCGCGGCCACCATGGACACCCTCGTGAGCCTCGGGGTGGTCGCGGCGTACCTGACGTCGTGCGCCTCGCTGTTCCTCGGCGACGCCGGGATGCCCGGCACGCACATGGGGTTCTCCCTCCTGGGCTCCTCCGGCGACGAGCTGTACCTCGAGGTCGCCGCCGTCGTCACGGTGTTCGTCCTCACCGGCCGGTACCTGGAGGCCCGCGCCCGCCGCCGGTCCGGGGCCGCGCTGGAGGCGCTGCTCGCCCTGGGCGCCAAGGACGTCGGCGTCCTGCGCGACGGCGCCGAGGTCCGGGTCCCGGTCGCGGACCTGCGCGTCGGGGACCGCTTCGTCGTCCGCCCCGGGGAGACCGTCGCCACCGACGGCACCGTCGTCGAGGGCACCTCCGCCCTCGACCTCAGCCTCCTGACGGGCGAGTCCGTCCCCGTCGAGGTCGGCACGGGCGACGACGTCGTGGGCGGGACCGTCAACGCGGGGGGGCGGCTCGTCGTGCGGGCCACCCGCGTCGGGGCCGACACCCAGCTCGCCCGCATCGGCCGGACCGTCGAGCAGGCGCAGTCCGGCAAGGCCGCGGCGCAACGGCTCGCCGACCGCGTCTCGGGCGTCTTCGTGCCCGTCGTGCTCGCCGGCGCCCTGGCCACCTCCGTCGGCTGGCTGCTGGCCGGGGCCCCGGTCGGCGAGGCGCTGACGATCGCGGTCGCCGTCCTGGTCATCGCCTGCCCGTGCGCGCTGGGCCTCGCCACGCCGACCGCGCTGCTCGTCGGCACCGGCCGCGGCGCCCAGCTCGGCGTCCTCGTCAAGGGCCCCGAGGCGCTGGAGTCCACCCGGCGCGTGGACACCGTCGTGCTCGACAAGACCGGCACGGTGACGACGGGCCGGATGTCCCTGGTCGCCGTGGTCCCCGCCCCCGGCGTGGCCGAGGAGGACCTGCTGCGGTGGGCGGGGTCCCTGGAGGACGCCTCCGAGCACCCCGTGGGCCGCGCGATCGCCGCCGGGGCCCGGGAGCGGGTCACCCTTGTGCCCGTCACCGACGTCACCGCCAGCGCGGGCGCCGGGATCACCGGGACGGTCGAGGGCGTGCGCGTGCGGGCCGGGCGCCCGGACTGGACCGGCCCGGACGTGCCCGCGCCGCTGGCGGGGGCGCTGGCCGAGCACGAGGCCGCCGGGCGCACCACCGTCCTCGTCGCGAGCGACCGGCCGCTGGGCGTCCTGGCCGTCGCCGACACCGTGCGGCCGTCCAGCCGCGACGCCGTGGCCGGGTTCCGCGCCCTCGGCCTGCGGCCGGTGCTGCTGACCGGCGACAACGAGCGCACCGCCCGCGCCGTCGCGGCCTCCGTCGGGATCGAGGACGTGGTGGCCGGGGCCCGCCCCGAGGACAAGGTCGCCCACGTCCGCGCGCTGCAGGCGCGGGGACGGGTCGTCGCCGTCGTCGGCGACGGCGTCAACGACGCCGCGGCCCTGGCCACGGCCGACCTCGGCATCGCCATGGGCTCGGGGACCGACGCCGCGATCGAGGCCGGGGACCTGACCCTCGTGCGGGCCGACCTGCAGGCCGCCGTCGACGCCGTCCGGCTCTCCCGCCGGACCCTGTCGACGATCCGCGGGAACCTGTTCTGGGCCTTCGCCTACAACGTCGCCGCCCTGCCCGTGGCGGCGGCGGGGCTGCTCAACCCCGTCGTGGCGTCCGCGGCGATGGCGTTCTCCTCGGTGTTCGTCGTGACCAACTCGCTGCGCCTGCGCCGCTTCCGCTGA
- a CDS encoding heavy-metal-associated domain-containing protein, with protein MSEHEAKYVAGYEVAGMTCAHCVGAVTEEVSALPGVESVRVDLVAGGTSTVDVTSTTPLERSAVAAAVEEAGYELVE; from the coding sequence ATGAGCGAGCACGAGGCGAAGTACGTGGCCGGGTACGAGGTCGCGGGCATGACCTGCGCGCACTGCGTCGGCGCCGTCACCGAGGAGGTCTCGGCCCTGCCCGGCGTGGAGTCGGTGCGCGTCGACCTCGTCGCCGGCGGCACCTCCACCGTGGACGTCACGAGCACCACGCCCCTCGAGCGCTCGGCCGTCGCGGCCGCCGTCGAGGAGGCGGGGTACGAGCTGGTCGAGTGA
- a CDS encoding metal-sensitive transcriptional regulator: MENGPGYAGEKDEVLKRLRRVEGQVRGLHRMVEEDAYCIDVLTQVSAATKALQAVALSLLDDHLGHCVAHAAAEGGTVADEKIKEASAAIARLVRS, encoded by the coding sequence ATGGAGAACGGGCCCGGCTACGCCGGCGAGAAGGACGAGGTCCTCAAGCGGTTGCGGCGCGTCGAGGGCCAGGTGCGCGGACTGCACCGGATGGTCGAGGAGGACGCGTACTGCATCGACGTCCTGACCCAGGTGTCCGCGGCCACCAAGGCCCTGCAGGCCGTCGCGCTGTCGCTGCTCGACGACCACCTCGGGCACTGCGTGGCCCACGCGGCCGCCGAGGGCGGCACCGTGGCCGACGAGAAGATCAAGGAAGCGAGCGCGGCGATCGCGCGGTTGGTGAGGTCCTGA
- the hemW gene encoding radical SAM family heme chaperone HemW — MPSTLPDGETVPADGSLPERALTGATERTFGVYLHVPFCSVRCGYCDFNTYTATELGGGGSQAAYAQTAAAEVRFAAGVLGDAVRPAGTVFFGGGTPTLLPAADLALMLAAVREQFGTTPGAEVTTEANPDSVTPQSLAALKAAGFTRVSYGMQSAVPHVLAVLERTHDPARVPQAVRWAREAGLDVSLDLIYGTPGESHDDLRRSLDAALACEPDHVSAYALIVEQGTKLAGQMKRGEVPEPSDDDEADKYEIVDDTLTAAGYGWYEVSNWARGPEHACRHNLAYWRGGDWWGIGPGAHSHVGGVRWWNVKHPTAYAGRIAAGNSPAHARELLSDDDRRVEDVLLRSRLAEGFDPAWWGVRTQAAQLLIDGLLEPAAGGRVALTRRGRLLADAVVRRLLD; from the coding sequence GTGCCGAGCACCCTGCCCGACGGTGAGACCGTCCCCGCCGACGGATCCCTGCCCGAGCGCGCCCTGACCGGCGCGACCGAGCGCACCTTCGGCGTCTACCTGCACGTCCCCTTCTGCTCGGTCCGCTGCGGGTACTGCGACTTCAACACCTACACGGCCACCGAACTCGGCGGCGGGGGCTCGCAGGCCGCCTACGCGCAGACGGCCGCGGCCGAGGTGCGCTTCGCCGCGGGTGTCCTGGGCGACGCCGTCCGGCCCGCCGGGACGGTCTTCTTCGGCGGCGGCACCCCCACGCTGCTGCCGGCGGCCGACCTCGCCCTCATGCTCGCCGCCGTGCGCGAGCAGTTCGGGACCACCCCCGGCGCCGAGGTCACCACCGAGGCCAACCCCGACTCGGTGACGCCGCAGTCGCTGGCCGCGCTGAAGGCCGCCGGGTTCACCCGCGTCTCCTACGGCATGCAGTCCGCCGTGCCGCACGTCCTGGCCGTCCTCGAACGCACCCACGACCCCGCCCGCGTTCCGCAGGCCGTCCGCTGGGCCCGCGAGGCCGGGCTCGACGTCAGCCTCGACCTCATCTACGGCACGCCCGGGGAGTCCCACGACGACCTGCGGCGCAGCCTCGACGCGGCCCTGGCCTGCGAACCCGACCACGTCTCGGCCTACGCCCTCATCGTCGAGCAGGGCACGAAGCTCGCCGGGCAGATGAAGCGCGGGGAGGTCCCCGAACCCTCCGACGACGACGAGGCCGACAAGTACGAGATCGTCGACGACACCCTCACCGCCGCCGGGTACGGCTGGTACGAGGTGAGCAACTGGGCGCGCGGCCCCGAGCACGCCTGCCGGCACAACCTCGCCTACTGGCGCGGCGGGGACTGGTGGGGGATCGGGCCCGGGGCGCACAGCCACGTCGGCGGGGTCCGGTGGTGGAACGTCAAGCACCCCACGGCCTACGCCGGGCGCATCGCGGCGGGGAACTCCCCGGCCCACGCGCGCGAACTGCTCAGCGACGACGACCGCCGCGTCGAGGACGTCCTGCTGCGCTCGCGGCTGGCCGAGGGTTTCGACCCCGCGTGGTGGGGCGTGCGGACGCAGGCCGCGCAACTGCTCATCGACGGGTTGCTGGAACCGGCCGCGGGCGGGCGGGTCGCGCTGACCCGCCGGGGCCGGCTGCTGGCCGACGCGGTGGTGCGGCGGCTGCTCGACTGA